The Prunus persica cultivar Lovell chromosome G8, Prunus_persica_NCBIv2, whole genome shotgun sequence genome includes a region encoding these proteins:
- the LOC18766705 gene encoding zinc finger CCCH domain-containing protein 32, translating to MELYGRNPARNGSNQEWSPGAGETGLEEQMWQLGLTSSESYPERPGVPNCVYYMRTGFCGYGIRCRYNHPRDRAAVVAAVRATGDYPERVGEPICQYYLKTGTCKFGASCKFHHPKHGGGSLSRAPLNIYGLPLRPGENECSYYLKTGQCKFGITCKFHHPQPAGTTIPASAPQFYPSVQSPSVPMAEQFGGASTGLRVPRPPLLPGSYVQGAYGPVLIPPGVVPIQGWSYSAPLSPVLSPGAQPTVGATSLYGVTQLSSPTHGLARPYTSVPSAVGPSSSSPSEQVFPERPGEPECQYYLKTGDCKYGPSCRYHHPRDRVIPRTNCLLSPIGLPLRPGVQPCTFYLQNGHCKFGSTCKFDHPIGTMRYNPSASSLVDMPVTPYPVGSLLATLAPSSSSTDLRPELISTSKKDTYSTRVPSSGNTSSSSVGLIFSQSGSVSLSDVQHTSQTSVPLSSSRSTRQGGEVRRSS from the exons ATGGAGTTATACGGTCGAAACCCCGCCAGAAATGGGTCTAACCAAGAGTGGAGTCCGGGGGCCGGCGAGACTGGCCTCGAAG AACAAATGTGGCAATTGGGGCTGACGAGCAGCGAATCGTACCCGGAGCGACCCGGCGTTCCCAACTGTGTCTACTACATGCGGACCGGCTTCTGTGGATACGGTATTCGGTGCCGTTACAACCATCCTCGTGATCGTGCTGCG GTTGTGGCAGCTGTAAGAGCTACAGGGGACTACCCAGAGCGAGTGGGAGAACCTATATGTCAG TATTATTTAAAGACTGGGACCTGTAAATTTGGTGCGTCCTGCAAGTTCCACCATCCAAAACATGGAGGTGGATCCCTGAGCCGAGCTCCCCTGAATATTTATGGATTACCATTACGACCG GGCGAGAATGAATGCTCCTACTATTTGAAAACGGGGCAATGCAAATTTGGCATAACCTGTAAATTCCATCACCCACAACCTGCTGGAACAACAATCCCGGCTTCTGCACCTCAGTTTTATCCATCGGTGCAGTCTCCTTCTGTTCCTATGGCAGAGCAGTTTGGGGGGGCATCCACCGGTTTGAGGGTGCCTAGGCCTCCACTATTACCTGGTTCATATGTGCAAGGGGCTTATGGTCCCGTCTTGATTCCTCCAGGAGTTGTTCCTATTCAGGGTTGGAGTTATTCG GCACCTCTTAGCCCTGTACTGTCTCCCGGAGCCCAACCCACAGTTGGAGCAACTTCTTTATATGGAGTGACACAGTTATCTTCTCCAACACATGGACTTGCAAGACCTTATACCTCCGTACCCTCTGCTGTTGGTCCTTCTAGCAGCAGCCCGAGTGAACAAGTTTTCCCAGAGAGGCCTGGCGAACCTGAATGCCAGTACTATCTGAAAACTGGGGACTGTAAATATGGACCATCTTGTAGGTATCATCATCCTCGGGATAGGGTCATACCAAGGACAAATTGTCTCCTTAGTCCAATTGGTCTTCCACTTCGTCCG GGAGTGCAACCTTGTACATTCTACCTGCAAAATGGTCACTGCAAGTTTGGATCTACGTGCAAGTTCGATCATCCAATAGGGACCATGAGGTACAATCCCTCAGCTTCATCTCTGGTTGATATGCCTGTTACTCCATACCCAGTTGGGTCTTTGCTGGCTACCCTGGCTCCTTCATCCTCGTCAACTGACCTTCGGCCGGAATTAatttcaacttccaaaaaagaTACTTATTCAACTAGAGTGCCTTCTTCTGGGAACACCTCAAGCAGTTCAGTTGGATTGATTTTTTCTCAGAGTGGATCGGTTTCACTATCTGATGTGCAACACACCAGTCAGACTTCTGTCCCTTTAAGCAGTAGCAGAAGCACGAGACAAGGTGGTGAGGTTCGTCGTTCAAGTTAA